From Streptomyces sp. GSL17-111, one genomic window encodes:
- a CDS encoding ATP-grasp domain-containing protein — translation MTVACLESLTFGLGRLVDAAGALGERLLLLTRDPSFYAYELDRLPPGSLDVVETDTFDVERLTGHLQDTPGLRGLISSTDTWTLTGAELTARLGLPGLDPAVLRLTRDKAAVRNRLHGAGLTRGQAVEVPATDPGAREQLLKEVGLPAVLKDTAGTGSQNVWLVRNEEELDRALGQSAGRSLKGRLFAEPYFSGPVYSAETLTWDHRTRLLGVSSRLMSPEPRFREEITAFPVAFPEPRRASLERWLDAVLDTVGYTDRFAHVEFVLTADGPEVVEINPRIGGALVGEGLCRALGVNVYEAMVETALGRRPGLVDTEPPGGPAVAFVLGYPSEPGLFTGVAGLDRLPGMPGAPTWYPVRRIGDPVEHLDDSRGYAGIVYAEAETAELATHRAVAAAGALRVLTEPFPAPDGRQAEGG, via the coding sequence ATGACCGTGGCCTGCCTGGAGTCCCTGACGTTCGGCCTCGGCCGCCTGGTGGACGCCGCCGGGGCGCTCGGCGAGCGGCTGCTCCTGCTGACGCGCGACCCGTCCTTCTACGCCTACGAACTGGACCGCCTGCCCCCCGGCTCCCTCGACGTCGTCGAGACCGACACCTTCGACGTGGAGCGGCTCACCGGCCACCTCCAGGACACCCCCGGGCTGCGCGGCCTGATCAGCTCCACGGACACCTGGACGCTCACCGGGGCGGAACTCACCGCCCGGCTGGGCCTACCCGGTCTCGACCCCGCCGTGCTGAGGCTGACCCGCGACAAGGCCGCCGTACGCAACCGCCTGCACGGAGCCGGACTCACGCGCGGACAGGCCGTCGAGGTCCCCGCCACGGACCCGGGCGCCCGCGAGCAGCTCCTCAAGGAGGTGGGGCTGCCCGCCGTCCTGAAGGACACGGCGGGGACCGGCAGCCAGAACGTCTGGCTCGTCCGGAACGAGGAGGAGCTCGACCGGGCGCTGGGCCAGAGCGCGGGACGGTCCCTGAAGGGTCGGCTGTTCGCCGAGCCGTACTTCAGCGGGCCCGTGTACAGCGCCGAGACCCTCACCTGGGACCACCGCACCCGACTGCTCGGCGTCTCCAGCCGGCTCATGTCGCCCGAGCCCCGCTTCCGCGAGGAGATCACGGCCTTCCCCGTGGCCTTCCCGGAGCCTCGGCGGGCGTCGCTGGAGCGGTGGCTCGACGCCGTGCTCGACACCGTCGGGTACACCGACCGCTTCGCCCACGTGGAGTTCGTCCTGACCGCCGACGGGCCGGAAGTGGTGGAGATCAACCCACGGATCGGCGGGGCGCTGGTCGGTGAGGGACTGTGCCGGGCGCTCGGGGTCAACGTGTACGAGGCGATGGTCGAGACGGCGCTCGGCCGCCGCCCCGGCCTGGTGGACACCGAGCCGCCCGGCGGACCGGCCGTCGCCTTCGTCCTCGGCTACCCGTCCGAACCCGGCCTGTTCACCGGCGTCGCGGGGCTCGATCGGCTGCCGGGCATGCCGGGAGCGCCCACCTGGTACCCGGTGCGCCGGATCGGCGACCCCGTCGAGCACCTGGACGACAGCCGTGGGTACGCCGGCATCGTCTACGCCGAGGCGGAGACCGCCGAACTGGCCACGCACCGCGCCGTGGCCGCCGCGGGCGCGCTGCGCGTGCTCACCGAGCCGTTCCCCGCACCGGACGGACGGCAGGCCGAGGGTGGCTGA
- a CDS encoding MFS transporter: MAETARGEPGLRAALLPLTGPLRFLLLSSFLIPLGSFMVLPFMSVFLHERLGMGLGTVGVVLAAASLVQFSGGLFGGALAERVGLRRTMVWALSVRTAGFVGLLLALRWPSLAVGALVLTCCGAALYLPANKAYLVHGVDDERRPAFLSAGNAALNAGMAVGPLIAGPFVLSAPGWLFASATGLFLVVTAGHARLPEAGAGRPPDGGARSGVLAGLVALPFAANALAFYLYFHFQHFLAVYAVERASGTFYSLVLLLCFTLVIVVQPVASGLIRRMPYALALTLGFLGMAAGLAVLAAGTRAAMLAGAALITLGDIVLFLKNDLEALRRSPRSDAVVFGQQRLAAGLGACASGVLGGQLYGFGESAGHTGWFWLLAAAQCLLLPPALLALRRRAPGRPHHDDHEGALTPK, encoded by the coding sequence GTGGCTGAGACCGCCCGGGGGGAGCCGGGGCTGCGGGCTGCGCTCCTCCCGCTCACCGGCCCCCTGCGCTTCCTGCTGCTCAGCTCGTTCCTCATCCCGCTCGGCAGCTTCATGGTGCTGCCGTTCATGTCCGTGTTCCTGCACGAACGGCTCGGCATGGGCCTCGGCACCGTCGGTGTCGTCCTGGCCGCCGCGTCGCTCGTACAGTTCTCCGGCGGCCTCTTCGGCGGAGCCCTCGCGGAGCGTGTCGGGCTGCGCCGCACCATGGTCTGGGCCCTGAGCGTGCGGACGGCCGGCTTCGTCGGGCTGCTGCTCGCGCTGCGCTGGCCGTCCCTGGCCGTCGGCGCCCTCGTCCTCACCTGCTGCGGGGCCGCGCTCTACCTGCCCGCCAACAAGGCGTACCTGGTGCACGGGGTCGACGACGAGCGCCGTCCGGCGTTCCTCTCGGCGGGCAACGCGGCGCTCAACGCGGGCATGGCCGTCGGGCCGCTGATCGCCGGACCGTTCGTCCTGTCGGCGCCCGGCTGGCTGTTCGCGTCCGCCACGGGCCTGTTCCTCGTCGTCACGGCGGGCCACGCGCGGCTGCCCGAGGCGGGCGCCGGGCGGCCGCCGGACGGCGGCGCCCGCTCGGGCGTCCTGGCCGGCCTGGTGGCACTTCCCTTCGCCGCCAACGCGCTCGCCTTCTACCTCTACTTCCACTTCCAGCACTTCCTGGCGGTGTACGCCGTCGAGCGGGCCTCGGGCACGTTCTACAGCCTGGTCCTGCTGCTCTGCTTCACCCTGGTCATCGTCGTGCAGCCGGTGGCGTCCGGACTGATCCGGCGCATGCCCTACGCCTTGGCCCTCACTCTCGGCTTCCTGGGCATGGCGGCCGGACTGGCCGTGCTGGCCGCCGGGACCCGGGCGGCGATGCTGGCGGGCGCGGCGCTGATCACGCTGGGCGACATCGTGCTGTTCCTGAAGAACGACCTGGAGGCCCTGCGCCGCAGCCCCCGCTCCGACGCCGTCGTCTTCGGCCAGCAGCGGCTGGCCGCGGGCCTGGGGGCGTGCGCCAGCGGCGTGCTCGGCGGTCAGCTGTACGGCTTCGGTGAAAGCGCCGGGCACACCGGCTGGTTCTGGCTGCTGGCCGCCGCGCAGTGCCTCCTGCTGCCCCCTGCCCTGCTGGCCCTGCGCCGCCGCGCACCCGGTCGGCCCCACCACGACGACCACGAAGGAGCACTGACGCCGAAATGA
- a CDS encoding class I SAM-dependent methyltransferase — protein sequence MTSTGGFLDDDFWTEFHDFLFSEQRYAQAEELLKTSPLLSFSPGTRVLDLCCGPGVFTVPLARRGHEVTGVDLSPAMLERARARTADAGARVAYVRADARTYEPPEAFDVVLNLFTSFGYFEDPADNARVLRTLHDCLTPGGTLVLDLAGKELLARRVTPPKVVRRGEDLMVQTDTVLDDWARLRSDWVLVRGERVTRATLVWFVYSAVELRRMAEEAGFGQVEVFGGFDGRPYDEHAERLVLRGRRPH from the coding sequence ATGACCTCCACCGGTGGGTTCCTGGACGACGACTTCTGGACCGAGTTCCACGACTTCCTCTTCTCCGAGCAGCGCTACGCCCAGGCCGAGGAACTGCTGAAGACCTCTCCCCTGCTCTCCTTCTCCCCCGGCACCCGGGTGCTGGACCTGTGTTGCGGGCCGGGGGTGTTCACCGTGCCGCTCGCCCGCCGGGGCCACGAGGTGACCGGGGTGGACCTCAGCCCGGCGATGCTGGAACGCGCCCGCGCACGGACCGCCGACGCCGGTGCGCGCGTCGCCTACGTCCGGGCCGACGCGCGCACGTACGAGCCACCGGAGGCGTTCGACGTCGTGCTCAACCTGTTCACCTCCTTCGGGTACTTCGAGGACCCCGCCGACAACGCCCGCGTCCTGCGCACCCTGCACGACTGTCTGACGCCCGGCGGCACCCTCGTCCTGGACCTGGCGGGCAAGGAGCTGCTGGCCCGTCGGGTCACGCCGCCGAAGGTGGTGCGGCGGGGCGAGGACCTGATGGTGCAGACCGACACCGTGCTGGACGACTGGGCGCGGCTGCGCAGCGACTGGGTTCTGGTGCGGGGTGAGCGGGTGACGCGGGCCACGCTCGTGTGGTTCGTGTACAGCGCCGTGGAGCTGCGGCGCATGGCCGAGGAGGCGGGTTTCGGCCAAGTGGAGGTCTTCGGCGGGTTCGATGGCCGCCCCTACGACGAGCACGCCGAGCGGCTCGTCCTGCGGGGGCGCCGTCCACACTGA
- a CDS encoding cysteine synthase family protein: MIHPHITDALKVPDLVRLTDGTVLLRFESMKIYSALAAVRHLLDRGTVRPGQTLIDSSSGIYAHALALACHRYGMRCHIVASTTVDATTLAQLEVLGATVEQVEPSENLKLDQELRVRRVREILAERPGHHWMRQYHDDIHYLGYRDVADRIAATVPGAALTVVGGVGSGASTGGLVERLRSRDPSVRLVGVQPFGSITFGSQKHHDPEAIIAGIGSSIVFDNVRHHLYDTVHWLDFTHAMAGAIALLRDHAVFAGLSTGAAFLAATYEARRHPDRLHLVVGADTGHRYVERVFARHAEALDPTALKPVEVGGPEDMTMPWSRTTWKRAACPDRWKEPAA, from the coding sequence GTGATCCACCCCCACATCACCGACGCCCTGAAGGTTCCCGACCTGGTCCGGCTCACCGACGGCACGGTCCTGCTGCGGTTCGAGTCCATGAAGATCTACTCCGCGCTGGCGGCCGTCCGCCACCTGCTCGACCGGGGCACGGTCCGCCCCGGACAGACCCTCATCGACAGCTCCAGCGGCATCTACGCCCACGCGCTCGCCCTCGCGTGCCACCGGTACGGGATGCGGTGCCACATCGTCGCCTCCACCACCGTGGACGCCACCACGCTCGCGCAGCTGGAGGTCCTCGGCGCCACCGTGGAACAGGTCGAGCCGTCAGAGAACCTGAAACTCGATCAGGAGTTACGGGTGCGGCGCGTCCGGGAGATCCTCGCCGAGCGTCCCGGCCACCACTGGATGCGCCAGTACCACGACGACATCCACTACCTCGGCTACCGCGACGTGGCCGACCGGATCGCGGCGACGGTGCCCGGTGCCGCGCTGACCGTCGTCGGCGGTGTCGGGTCGGGCGCCTCCACCGGCGGCCTCGTCGAACGGCTGCGGAGCAGGGACCCCTCGGTGCGCCTCGTCGGCGTCCAGCCCTTCGGCAGCATCACGTTCGGCAGCCAGAAGCACCACGATCCCGAGGCGATCATCGCGGGCATCGGGTCGTCGATCGTCTTCGACAACGTCCGCCACCACCTCTACGACACCGTGCACTGGCTGGACTTCACCCACGCGATGGCCGGTGCGATCGCCCTGCTGCGCGACCACGCGGTGTTCGCCGGGCTCTCCACCGGCGCCGCGTTCCTGGCCGCGACGTACGAGGCACGCCGCCACCCCGACCGGCTGCACCTGGTGGTCGGCGCCGACACCGGCCACCGCTACGTCGAGCGCGTGTTCGCGCGGCACGCGGAGGCCCTGGACCCGACGGCCCTCAAGCCCGTCGAGGTGGGCGGACCGGAGGACATGACCATGCCCTGGTCCCGCACGACGTGGAAGCGCGCCGCCTGCCCGGATCGCTGGAAGGAGCCCGCCGCATGA
- a CDS encoding DUF1330 domain-containing protein — MAVDPEGAELARFVAEDPGRPLVMLNLLRFAPGGRTLYGEYTRRTAAFLARYGGELLYSGDGETPLVAERGQAWDAVLLVRYPDRQAFSRMVADPEYQEITGLRTRALSEAVLQPTTPWGTQRRA, encoded by the coding sequence ATGGCCGTCGACCCCGAAGGTGCCGAGCTCGCCCGGTTCGTTGCGGAGGATCCGGGCCGGCCCCTCGTGATGCTCAACCTGCTGCGCTTCGCGCCCGGCGGGCGGACCCTGTACGGGGAGTACACCCGGCGGACGGCCGCCTTTCTGGCGCGCTACGGAGGCGAACTGCTCTACTCCGGCGACGGCGAGACGCCCCTCGTCGCCGAGCGGGGGCAGGCGTGGGACGCGGTCCTGCTCGTGCGGTACCCCGACCGGCAGGCGTTCAGCCGCATGGTGGCCGACCCCGAGTACCAGGAGATCACCGGCCTGCGGACCCGCGCCCTCAGCGAAGCCGTACTCCAGCCGACCACGCCATGGGGCACGCAGCGGAGGGCGTGA
- a CDS encoding GHMP family kinase ATP-binding protein produces the protein MSGVCHGTLGELYQGPLRAGPAPEIAVVSFPVERHSWVYFTPGAATAEASPSALGEKSATAARLFLQHYGLTLPPGEWSRHSDLPVGVGMASSTADIVATLRCLFRLFSLEYDADVILGVLAAIERSDSVFLDEFALHLSGRHRVVRRLGTGIGFHTAFVTEPGTVDTAAVTPRLLDHYRRRGEEYERCLADLLKGFDSADPAAVARAASASAALSQEVLPKTTYDGLLAHRDEFGAEGVFVAHTGCLIGYLFTHRPDSATRADLSAYVRSLGHQCSFAQGGYG, from the coding sequence ATGTCAGGCGTCTGCCACGGCACCCTCGGCGAGCTGTACCAGGGCCCGCTGCGGGCCGGACCCGCACCGGAGATCGCGGTGGTCTCCTTCCCCGTGGAGCGTCACAGTTGGGTGTACTTCACCCCGGGGGCGGCCACGGCGGAAGCGAGTCCTTCGGCCCTCGGGGAGAAGTCGGCGACGGCGGCACGGCTCTTCCTGCAGCACTACGGCCTCACCCTGCCGCCGGGCGAGTGGAGTCGGCACTCGGATCTGCCGGTGGGCGTGGGCATGGCCAGTTCCACGGCCGACATCGTGGCGACCCTGCGCTGCCTTTTCCGGTTGTTCTCGCTGGAGTACGACGCGGACGTGATCCTCGGCGTCCTGGCGGCGATCGAGCGCTCCGACAGCGTCTTCCTCGACGAGTTCGCCCTGCACCTGAGCGGTCGGCACCGGGTGGTGCGGCGGCTGGGCACGGGCATTGGGTTCCACACCGCCTTCGTCACCGAGCCCGGCACCGTGGACACGGCCGCCGTGACACCGCGCCTGTTGGACCACTACCGGCGGCGGGGCGAGGAGTACGAGCGGTGCCTGGCCGACCTCCTCAAGGGTTTCGACTCGGCCGACCCCGCCGCCGTGGCCCGGGCCGCGTCGGCCAGCGCGGCCCTCTCCCAGGAGGTACTGCCCAAGACGACGTACGACGGCCTGCTCGCCCACCGCGACGAGTTCGGCGCCGAGGGAGTCTTCGTCGCCCACACGGGCTGCCTGATCGGCTACCTGTTCACCCACCGCCCGGATTCCGCGACCCGGGCCGATCTGTCCGCGTACGTCCGCTCGCTCGGCCATCAGTGCTCATTCGCCCAAGGAGGCTACGGGTGA